The following coding sequences lie in one Spinacia oleracea cultivar Varoflay chromosome 1, BTI_SOV_V1, whole genome shotgun sequence genomic window:
- the LOC110782839 gene encoding probable calcium-binding protein CML45 yields MVELAYISFILGEITMNLSNFLKPLSSLSSLLIFSYTKLCPLTKSSNINIITSSDETKVSISVSEVNMVMRSLGMWNNGLIEGSNEKKVVEKEVFDELFGEEEPCLEEIWEVFQVFDENKDGFIDAMELGRVLCSLGFLKEGSNVERCKKMIKGFDRNDDGLLDFNDFLMFMHTCLC; encoded by the coding sequence ATGGTGGAATTGGCGTATATTTCGTTCATACTTGGTGAAATAACTATGAATTTATCCAATTTCTTAAAACCCCTTAGCTCACTCTCAAGTTTACTCATCTTCTCCTACACTAAGTTATGCCCCTTGACGAAATCGAGTAATATCAATATTATTACTAGTAGTGATGAAACAAAAGTCTCCATTAGTGTTAGTGAGGTTAATATGGTGATGAGAAGTCTAGGGATGTGGAATAATGGATTAATCGAGGGTTCCAATGAGAAGAAAGTTGTTGAGAAGGAAGTGTTCGACGAGTTGTTTGGAGAAGAAGAGCCATGTTTGGAGGAAATTTGGGAAGTTTTTCAAGTGTTTGATGAAAATAAAGATGGGTTTATTGATGCTATGGAATTGGGAAGAGTTCTTTGTAGTTTGGGATTTCTTAAGGAAGGATCAAATGTTGAAAGGTGTAAGAAGATGATTAAGGGTTTTGATAGGAATGATGATGGATTGTTGGATTTTAATGATTTTCTCATGTTTATGCACACGTGTTTGTGTTAA